A single window of Phyllostomus discolor isolate MPI-MPIP mPhyDis1 chromosome 13, mPhyDis1.pri.v3, whole genome shotgun sequence DNA harbors:
- the LOC114510219 gene encoding olfactory receptor 145-like: MRMVGENSSVAEFILAGLTDQPGLQLPLFFLFLGFYVVTVAGNLGLVTLIGLNSHLHTPMYFFLYNLSFIDFCCSTVITPKMLMGFVSKKNTISYTGCMSQLFLFVFCGVSECFILSAMAYDRYVAICHPLVYTATMSPLVCLCLLLGVYGMGFLGTVAHTVCMVRLTFCADHLVDHYMCDILPLLELSCTSTQVNVLVVFVVAGINISVPTVTIFISYALILSSILHIRSTEGRFKAFSTCGSHIIAVSLFFGSAAFMYLKPSSLLPMSQGKVSSLFYTTVVPMLNPLIYSLRNRDVQAALKRTLSRMWFYWRRGKS; the protein is encoded by the coding sequence ATGAGAATGGTGGGTGAGAACTCCTCTGTGGCAGAGTTTATCCTCGCAGGCTTAACGGACCAGCCGGGACTCCAGCTGcccctcttcttcctgtttctgggCTTCTATGTGGTCACCGTGGCAGGGAACCTGGGCTTGGTAACACTGATTGGACTGAACTCtcacctgcacacccccatgtactttttcctctaCAATTTGTCCTTCATAGATTTCTGCTGTTCCACTGTTATCACCCCCAAAATGCTGATGGGTTTTGTCTCTAAGAAGAACACCATCTCCTACACAGGGTGCATGAGTCagctcttcttgtttgttttttgtggtgTCTCTGAGTGCTTTATCCTGTCAGCAATGGcatatgaccgctatgtggccatctgtcaccCACTGGTGTACACAGCCACCATGTCTCCCCTCGTCTGCTTGTGTCTCCTTTTGGGTGTCTATGGAATGGGGTTCTTGGGGACTGTGGCCCACACAGTGTGCATGGTCAGACTGACCTTCTGTGCCGATCACCTAGTTGACCACTACATGTGTGACATCCTGCCCCTTCTTGAACTCTCTTGCACCAGCACACAAGTGAATGTGCTGGTGGTTTTCGTGGTTGCAGGCATAAATATCAGTGTGCCCACTGTTACCATCTTCATTTCTTATGCCCTGATCCTCTCCAGCATTCTCCACATTCGTTCCACTGAGGGCAGGTTCAAAGCCTTCAGCACCTGTGGCTCCCACATAATTgcagtttctcttttctttgggtCTGCGGCATTCATGTATCTCAAGCCATCTTCTCTTCTACCCATGAGCCAGGGGAAAGTGTCCTCCTTGTTCTATACCACTGTGGTGCCCATGCTGAACCCATtaatctacagcctgaggaacagggATGTCCAAGCTGCTCTGAAGAGAACCTTGAGCAGAATGTGGTTCTACTGGAGGAGGGGGAAATCTTAG
- the LOC114510220 gene encoding olfactory receptor 8B12-like, which produces MAADNTSSVTEFILAGLTNQPGLQLPLFFLFLGFYMVTVLGNLGLITLIGLNSHLHTPMYFFLFNLSFIDFSYSSTIIPKMLMSFVSRKNIISYTGCITQLFFFCFFVVCECFILLAMAYDRYVAICKPLLYTVTMSPQVCLFLLLGVYGMGALLGIAHTSNVLFLTFCADNLVNHYMCDIIPLLELSCNSSYLNIQALFINVAFGIGVPIVTISLSYGFILSSIFHISSTEGKSKAFSTCSSHIIAVCLFFGSGAFMYLKPPSIVPLDQGKVCTVFYTIVVPMLNPLIYSLRNKDVKLAMKKTLGRKIFF; this is translated from the coding sequence ATGGCTGCAGATAACACCTCCTCTGTGACAGAGTTTATCCTCGCAGGCTTAACAAACCAGCCAGGACTCCagctccccctcttcttcctgtttctgggCTTCTACATGGTCACTGTGCTGGGGAACCTGGGCTTGATAACACTGATTGGGCTGAACTCtcacctgcacacccccatgtactttttcctcttcAACTTGTCCTTCATTGACTTCAGTTACTCCTCTACCATCATCCCCAAAATGCTGATGAGTTTTGTTTCAAGGAAGAACATCATCTCCTACACAGGGTGTATAACTcagctctttttcttctgtttttttgttgtttgtgaaTGTTTCATCCTGTTAGCAATGGcatatgaccgctatgtggccatctgtaaaCCACTGTTGTACACAGTCACCATGTCTCCTCAGgtgtgtctatttcttttgctggGTGTCTATGGGATGGGCGCTTTGTTGGGTATAGCTCATACAAGTAATGTACTGTTTCTGACCTTTTGTGCAGACAACCTTGTCAATCATTATATGTGTGACATCATTCCCCTCCTTGAACTCTCCTGCAATAGCTCTTATCTGAATATTCAGGCACTCTTTATTAATGTGGCCTTTGGCATTGGGGTGCCCATTGTGACCATTTCTCTCTCTTATGGCTTCATTCTTTCCAGCATTTTCCACATTAGTTCTACTGAGGGCAAGTCCAAAGCCTTTAGTACCTGCAGTTCTCACATAATTGCAGTTTGTCTTTTCTTTGGTTCAGGAGCTTTTATGTATCTCAAACCACCTTCTATTGTACCCCTTGACCAGGGGAAAGTGTGTACTGTGTTCTATACCATTGTGGTGCCCATGTTGAACCCACtaatctacagcctgaggaacaaggaTGTCAAATTAGCCATGAAGAAAACCTTGGGCAGAAAAATCTTCTTTTGA
- the LOC114509927 gene encoding olfactory receptor 8B12-like, which produces MAADNTSSVTEFILAGLTNQPGLQLPLFFLFLGFYMVTVVGNLGLMTLIGLNSHLHTPMYFFLFNLSFIDFSYSSTIIPKMLMSFVSKKNIISYTGCMTQLFFFCFFVVCECFILSAMAYDRYVAICKPLLYTVTMSPQVCLFLLLGVYGMGLLAALAHTSNILFLTFCADNLVNHYMCDILPLLELSCNSSYMNLLVVFTFVGFGIGVCIVTIFLSYGFILSSIFHISSTEGRSKAFRTCSSHIMTVCLFFGSGTFGYLKPPSAVPLDQGKVCTLFYTIVMPMLNPLIYSLRNKDVKLAMKKTLGRISFS; this is translated from the coding sequence ATGGCTGCAGATAACACCTCCTCTGTGACAGAGTTTATCCTCGCAGGCTTAACAAACCAGCCAGGACTCCagctccccctcttcttcctgtttctgggCTTCTACATGGTCACTGTGGTGGGGAACCTGGGTTTGATGACACTCATTGGGCTGAACTCtcacctgcacacccccatgtactttttcctcttcAACTTGTCCTTCATTGACTTCAGTTACTCCTCTACCATCATCCCCAAAATGCTGATGAGTTTTGTCTCAAAGAAGAACATCATCTCCTACACAGGGTGTATGActcagctcttcttcttctgtttttttgttgtttgtgaaTGTTTCATCCTGTCAGCCATGGcatatgaccgctatgtggccatctgtaaaCCACTGTTGTACACGGTCACCATGTCTCCTCAGgtgtgtctatttcttttgctggGTGTCTATGGGATGGGGCTTTTGGCGGCTTTAGCTCATACAAGTAATATACTGTTTCTGACCTTTTGTGCAGACAACCTTGTCAATCATTATATGTGTGACATCCTTCCCCTCCTTGAACTCTCCTGCAATAGCTCTTACATGAATTTGCTGGTGGTCTTCACTTTTGTGGGCTTTGGCATTGGGGTGTGCATTGTgaccatttttctctcttatgGCTTCATTCTTTCCAGCATTTTCCACATTAGTTCTACTGAGGGCAGATCCAAAGCCTTTCGTACCTGCAGTTCTCACATAATGACAGTTTGTCTCTTCTTTGGATCAGGAACTTTTGGATACCTTAAACCACCTTCTGCTGTACCCCTTGACCAGGGGAAAGTGTGTACTCTGTTCTATACCATTGTGATGCCCATGCTGAACCCACtaatctacagcctgaggaacaaggaTGTCAAATTAGCCATGAAAAAAACCTTGGGCAGAATaagtttctcttga